The following proteins are co-located in the Eriocheir sinensis breed Jianghai 21 chromosome 1, ASM2467909v1, whole genome shotgun sequence genome:
- the LOC126997355 gene encoding probable G-protein coupled receptor No9, which translates to MMSGSEVTLEVTVPPSDFSLDLILTSSPSPSTSSGTLPPYLTMEAANGSQSGNCSEHLSHFTWTNHKLASIIILVVINALVLAGNTLVILAVFLSSKLRTVTNLFIVSLAVSDLLLGVSVLPFSMAYTVFESWVFMAAWCSMWQAIDVWLSTASILNLVVISLDR; encoded by the coding sequence ATGATGTCAGGGTCGGAGGTCACCTTGGAGGTCACAGTGCCTCCATCCGACTTTAGTCTGGACCTTATCCTGAcgtcctcgccctcgccctccaCCTCCTCGGGCACACTACCTCCCTACCTCACCATGGAGGCTGCTAACGGTAGCCAATCAGGGAACTGCTCGGAGCACCTCAGCCACTTCACCTGGACCAACCACAAGCTGGCCTCGATCATCATCCTGGTGGTGATCAACGCGCTGGTGCTCGCCGGGAACACCCTAGTCATCCTGGCCGTGTTCCTCTCCAGCAAGCTGCGCACCGTCACCAACCTCTTCATCGTGTCCCTAGCAGTGTCTGACCTCCTGCTGGGGGTGAGCGTGCTGCCCTTTAGCATGGCCTACACCGTGTTCGAGTCGTGGGTGTTCATGGCGGCGTGGTGCTCCATGTGGCAGGCCATCGACGTGTGGCTCTCCACCGCCTCTATCCTCAACCTAGTGGTCATCAGCCTGGACAGGTGA